The following proteins come from a genomic window of Anopheles ziemanni chromosome 3, idAnoZiCoDA_A2_x.2, whole genome shotgun sequence:
- the LOC131289047 gene encoding bifunctional 3'-phosphoadenosine 5'-phosphosulfate synthase isoform X2 has product MSGEPDKAAKKQRTCLQVATNVTEQKHNVSREIRGQNLGLCRGFRGCTVWLTGLSGAGKTSIAFELEAYLVSKGIPSYGLDGDNIRTGLNKNLGFSQVDREENIRRVAEVAKLFADSGVVAICSFVSPFAEDREMARKIHKDADLKFFEIYIDTPLEVCETRDTKGLYKKARQGMIQGFTGVTQAYEAPESPDLRVSTEGLSIRESTLKLITLLEDEMIIPKFLKEDEALPELFVSEALKAALEAEVKTLPAIPITTVELQWLQVLAEGWASPLRGFMREQEYLQSLHFNCLQNDDDAPRVNQSVPIVLSVSASDKERLEGVSSLTLQYEGRPVAVLRKPEFYAQRKEERCARQFGTTNRDHPYIKMIYESGDYLVGGEIEVLERIQWNDGLDSYRLTPNELRQKFREIKADAVFAFQLRNPIHNGHALLMSDCRRQLLERGFKNPVLLLHPLGGWTKDDDVPLPVRMAQHQAVLDSGVLDRKHTVLAIFPSPMMYAGPTEVQWHAKARMNAGANHYIVGRDPAGMPHPDKMVYPDGNLYDGTHGARVLKMAPGLDSIEILPFRVAAYDKSVSKMAFFDPSRKEEFDFISGTRMRTLARNGENPPDGFMEPKAWQILSEYYQSLQSTK; this is encoded by the exons ATGAGTGGAGAACCAGACAAGGCAGCAAAAAAACAGAGAACA TGTCTTCAAGTAGCGACAAATGTCACCGAGCAGAAGCATAATGTATCGCGCGAAATACGAGGTCAAAACCTTGGCCTCTGTCGGGGGTTCCGCGGATGTACGGTGTGGCTGACAGGTCTGAGTGGCGCCGGCAAGACTTCGATCGCGTTCGAGCTGGAGGCCTACCTGGTGTCGAAAGGGATTCCTTCTTACGGTCTCGATGGTGACAATATACGCACTGGTCTTAACAAGAACCTCGGCTTCTCGCAGGTGGATCGCGAGGAAAATATTCGACGCGTGGCGGAAGTTGCCAAGCTGTTCGCCGACAGTGGCGTGGTAGCGATCTGCAGCTTTGTGTCCCCATTTGCCGAGGATCGCGAGATGGCCCGTAAGATCCACAAGGATGCTGATCTGAAGTTCTTTGAAATCTACATCGATACGCCGTTGGAGGTTTGCGAAACGCGTGACACGAAGGGACTGTACAAGAAGGCCCGCCAGGGAATGATTCAGGGCTTCACAGGAGTGACGCAGGCGTACGAGGCTCCAGAGTCGCCCGATTTGCGCGTTAGCACGGAAGGACTGTCGATTCGTGAATCGACGCTCAAGCTGATTACGCTGCTGGAGGACGAAATGATCATTCCAAAGTTCCTTAAAGAGGACGAGGCCCTGCCGGAGCTTTTCGTGTCGGAAGCACTGAAAGCGGCTCTGGAGGCGGAGGTAAAAACGTTGCCGGCCATACCGATCACAACGGTAGAGTTGCAGTGGCTGCAGGTTCTAGCCGAAGGTTGGGCCTCCCCATTGCGGGGCTTCATGCGCGAGCAAGAGTATCTGCAATCGCTCCACTTCAACTGTCTGCagaacgacgacgatgcacCGCGTGTCAATCAATCGGTCCCGATAGTGCTGTCAGTTAGTGCGTCCGATAAGGAGCGTCTGGAAGGAGTCAGTAGCCTTACGCTGCAGTATGAGGGGCGCCCAGTGGCGGTGTTGCGGAAGCCGGAGTTTTACGCCCAACGAAAGGAAGAACGCTGCGCCCGGCAGTTTGGTACAACGAACCGCGATCATCCGTACATTAAGATGATCTACGAATCCGGCGATTATCTCGTCGGTGGCGAGATCGAGGTGCTGGAACGTATCCAATGGAACGACGGTCTGGACAGCTACCGTCTGACGCCGAACGAGCTGCGTCAAAAGTTCCGCGAGATAAAGGCGGACGCCGTTTTCGCATTCCAGTTGCGTAATCCCATCCATAACGGGCACGCTTTGCTGATGAGCGATTGCCGGCGGCAGCTGTTAGAACGTGGCTTCAAGAATCCGGTACTATTGTTGCATCCGCTTGGTGGCTGGACGAAGGACGATGATGTACCGCTGCCAGTGCGCATGGCACAGCATCAGGCCGTGCTGGATTCGGGTGTGCTGGACAGGAAGCATACCGTGTTAgcaatttttccttctcccatGATGTATGCAGGACCGACGGAAGTGCAATGGCATGCAAAGGCTC GTATGAATGCCGGAGCGAATCATTATATTGTGGGACGCGATCCTGCCGGAATGCCGCATCCTGATAAGATGGTCTATCCCGATGGAAACCTGTACGACGGAACACATGGAGCGCGAGTTCTTAAGATGGCTCCAGGATTGGATAGCATTGAG ATTCTTCCCTTCCGCGTGGCAGCTTACGACAAATCGGTCTCGAAAATGGCCTTTTTCGATCCAAGCCGAAAGGAggagtttgatttcatttccgGTACGCGAATGCGAACGCTCGCACGCAACGGTGAGAACCCACCCGATGGTTTCATGGAGCCAAAGGCTTGGCAAATACTGTCGGAGTACTACCAGTCGCTGCAGAGCACGAAGTAG
- the LOC131289047 gene encoding bifunctional 3'-phosphoadenosine 5'-phosphosulfate synthase isoform X1, translating to MFVKRRKIANFNNNSFLSNSNYENECVKRLLPAETRCSKHKNCPGNVSAECLQVATNVTEQKHNVSREIRGQNLGLCRGFRGCTVWLTGLSGAGKTSIAFELEAYLVSKGIPSYGLDGDNIRTGLNKNLGFSQVDREENIRRVAEVAKLFADSGVVAICSFVSPFAEDREMARKIHKDADLKFFEIYIDTPLEVCETRDTKGLYKKARQGMIQGFTGVTQAYEAPESPDLRVSTEGLSIRESTLKLITLLEDEMIIPKFLKEDEALPELFVSEALKAALEAEVKTLPAIPITTVELQWLQVLAEGWASPLRGFMREQEYLQSLHFNCLQNDDDAPRVNQSVPIVLSVSASDKERLEGVSSLTLQYEGRPVAVLRKPEFYAQRKEERCARQFGTTNRDHPYIKMIYESGDYLVGGEIEVLERIQWNDGLDSYRLTPNELRQKFREIKADAVFAFQLRNPIHNGHALLMSDCRRQLLERGFKNPVLLLHPLGGWTKDDDVPLPVRMAQHQAVLDSGVLDRKHTVLAIFPSPMMYAGPTEVQWHAKARMNAGANHYIVGRDPAGMPHPDKMVYPDGNLYDGTHGARVLKMAPGLDSIEILPFRVAAYDKSVSKMAFFDPSRKEEFDFISGTRMRTLARNGENPPDGFMEPKAWQILSEYYQSLQSTK from the exons ATGTTCGTGAAGCGCAGGAAAATCGCCAACTTCAATAATAACTCCTTTCTAAGTAACTCCAACTATGAGAACGAGTGCGTTAAACGCCTCCTCCCAGCAGAGACGCGCTGTAGTAAGCACAAGAACTGTCCAGGAAATGTTTCGGCGGAG TGTCTTCAAGTAGCGACAAATGTCACCGAGCAGAAGCATAATGTATCGCGCGAAATACGAGGTCAAAACCTTGGCCTCTGTCGGGGGTTCCGCGGATGTACGGTGTGGCTGACAGGTCTGAGTGGCGCCGGCAAGACTTCGATCGCGTTCGAGCTGGAGGCCTACCTGGTGTCGAAAGGGATTCCTTCTTACGGTCTCGATGGTGACAATATACGCACTGGTCTTAACAAGAACCTCGGCTTCTCGCAGGTGGATCGCGAGGAAAATATTCGACGCGTGGCGGAAGTTGCCAAGCTGTTCGCCGACAGTGGCGTGGTAGCGATCTGCAGCTTTGTGTCCCCATTTGCCGAGGATCGCGAGATGGCCCGTAAGATCCACAAGGATGCTGATCTGAAGTTCTTTGAAATCTACATCGATACGCCGTTGGAGGTTTGCGAAACGCGTGACACGAAGGGACTGTACAAGAAGGCCCGCCAGGGAATGATTCAGGGCTTCACAGGAGTGACGCAGGCGTACGAGGCTCCAGAGTCGCCCGATTTGCGCGTTAGCACGGAAGGACTGTCGATTCGTGAATCGACGCTCAAGCTGATTACGCTGCTGGAGGACGAAATGATCATTCCAAAGTTCCTTAAAGAGGACGAGGCCCTGCCGGAGCTTTTCGTGTCGGAAGCACTGAAAGCGGCTCTGGAGGCGGAGGTAAAAACGTTGCCGGCCATACCGATCACAACGGTAGAGTTGCAGTGGCTGCAGGTTCTAGCCGAAGGTTGGGCCTCCCCATTGCGGGGCTTCATGCGCGAGCAAGAGTATCTGCAATCGCTCCACTTCAACTGTCTGCagaacgacgacgatgcacCGCGTGTCAATCAATCGGTCCCGATAGTGCTGTCAGTTAGTGCGTCCGATAAGGAGCGTCTGGAAGGAGTCAGTAGCCTTACGCTGCAGTATGAGGGGCGCCCAGTGGCGGTGTTGCGGAAGCCGGAGTTTTACGCCCAACGAAAGGAAGAACGCTGCGCCCGGCAGTTTGGTACAACGAACCGCGATCATCCGTACATTAAGATGATCTACGAATCCGGCGATTATCTCGTCGGTGGCGAGATCGAGGTGCTGGAACGTATCCAATGGAACGACGGTCTGGACAGCTACCGTCTGACGCCGAACGAGCTGCGTCAAAAGTTCCGCGAGATAAAGGCGGACGCCGTTTTCGCATTCCAGTTGCGTAATCCCATCCATAACGGGCACGCTTTGCTGATGAGCGATTGCCGGCGGCAGCTGTTAGAACGTGGCTTCAAGAATCCGGTACTATTGTTGCATCCGCTTGGTGGCTGGACGAAGGACGATGATGTACCGCTGCCAGTGCGCATGGCACAGCATCAGGCCGTGCTGGATTCGGGTGTGCTGGACAGGAAGCATACCGTGTTAgcaatttttccttctcccatGATGTATGCAGGACCGACGGAAGTGCAATGGCATGCAAAGGCTC GTATGAATGCCGGAGCGAATCATTATATTGTGGGACGCGATCCTGCCGGAATGCCGCATCCTGATAAGATGGTCTATCCCGATGGAAACCTGTACGACGGAACACATGGAGCGCGAGTTCTTAAGATGGCTCCAGGATTGGATAGCATTGAG ATTCTTCCCTTCCGCGTGGCAGCTTACGACAAATCGGTCTCGAAAATGGCCTTTTTCGATCCAAGCCGAAAGGAggagtttgatttcatttccgGTACGCGAATGCGAACGCTCGCACGCAACGGTGAGAACCCACCCGATGGTTTCATGGAGCCAAAGGCTTGGCAAATACTGTCGGAGTACTACCAGTCGCTGCAGAGCACGAAGTAG